A single Vulpes lagopus strain Blue_001 chromosome 3, ASM1834538v1, whole genome shotgun sequence DNA region contains:
- the VASN gene encoding vasorin: MCSRIPLSLVLLLLALEPRVQGCPSGCQCNQPQTVFCTARQGTSVPRDVPPDTAGLYIFENGITTLDAGSFASLLGLQLLDLSQNQIASLPGGVFQPLANLSNLDLTANRLREITNETFRGLRRLERLYLGKNRIRHIQPGAFDTLDCLLELKLQDNELRALPPLHLPRLLLLDLSHNSLPALEPGTLDTANVEALRLAGLGLRRLDEGLFSRLRNLHDLDVSDNQLERVPPAIQGLRGLTRLRLAGNTRIAQLRPEGLAGLVALQELDLSNLSLQALPHELSGLFPRLRLLAAARNPFNCVCPLSWFGPWVRESRVALASPEETRCHFPPKNAGRLLLDLEYADFGCPATTTTATAPTTKPAVQGPTFSPSSPAPTWLTPTEPATEAPSLPPAAPPTVGPPLWPQDCPASICLNGGTCHLGVQGHLECLCPELFVGLYCESRVRQGPQPSPAPGTLEPPPPLPLGIEPASPTSLRVVLQRYLQGGSVQLRSLRLTYRNLSGPDKRPVTLRLPASLAEYTVTQLRPNATYSICVRPLGVGRVPEGEEACGEARTPPAIRSNHAPVTQAREGNLPLLIAPALAAVLLATLAAVGAAYCVRRGRAAAAIAHGKGQVGPGTGPLELEGVKAPLEPGPKATEGGGEVAPSGPECEVPLMGYPGPGPQGPLPTKPYI; the protein is encoded by the coding sequence GACGCGGGCAGCTTTGCCAGcctgctggggctgcagctccTGGACCTGTCGCAGAACCAAATTGCCAGCCTGCCCGGCGGGGTCTTCCAGCCACTCGCCAACCTCAGCAACCTGGACCTGACTGCCAACAGGCTTCGCGAGATCACCAACGAGACCTTCCGTGGCCTGCGGCGCCTGGAGCGCCTCTACCTGGGCAAGAACCGCATCCGCCACATCCAGCCTGGAGCCTTTGACACGCTTGACTGCCTCCTGGAGCTCAAGCTGCAGGACAATGAACTGCGGGCCCTGCCCCCGCTGCACCTGCCGCGCCTGCTGCTGCTTGACCTCAGCCACAACAGCCTGCCGGCCCTGGAGCCTGGCACCCTGGACACTGCCAACGTGGAGGCGCTGCGGCTGGCTGGCCTGGGGCTGCGGCGGCTGGACGAAGGGCTTTTCAGCCGCTTACGCAACCTCCACGACCTGGACGTGTCTGACAACCAGCTGGAGCGCGTGCCGCCTGCCATCCAGGGCCTGCGGGGCCTGACGCGCCTGCGGCTGGCTGGCAACACCCGCATTGCCCAGCTGCGGCCTGAGGGCCTGGCCGGCCTGGTGGCCCTGCAGGAGCTGGACCTGAGCAACCTGAGCCTTCAGGCCCTCCCGCATGAGCTCTCGGGCCTCTTCCCCCGCCTGCGGCTCCTGGCAGCCGCCCGCAACCCCTTCAACTGTGTGTGTCCCCTAAGCTGGTTTGGGCCTTGGGTACGGGAGAGCCGCGTGGCGCTGGCCAGCCCAGAGGAGACACGCTGCCACTTCCCACCCAAGAACGCTGGCCGCCTGCTCCTCGACCTCGAATATGCTGACTTTGGCTGCCCGGCCACCACCACCACGGCCACAGCGCCCACCACGAAGCCCGCGGTACAGGGACCCACGTTCTCACCTTCTAGTCCAGCTCCCACCTGGCTCACCCCCACAGAGCCGGCCACTGAggcccccagcctgccccctgcCGCCCCGCCCACTGTGGGGCCTCCCCTCTGGCCCCAGGATTGCCCCGCGTCCATTTGCCTCAACGGGGGCACCTGTCACCTGGGGGTGCAGGGCCACCTGGAGTGCCTGTGCCCTGAGCTCTTCGTGGGCCTCTACTGCGAGAGCCGGGTGAGGCaggggccccagcccagcccagccccgggCACCCTGGaaccgcccccgcccctgcccctgggcaTCGAGCCGGCGAGCCCCACCTCCCTGCGCGTGGTGCTGCAGCGCTACCTGCAGGGCGGCAGCGTGCAGCTCAGAAGCCTCCGCCTCACTTACCGCAACCTGTCAGGGCCCGACAAGCGGCCGGTGACGCTGCGCCTGCCCGCTTCACTTGCTGAGTACACGGTCACCCAGCTGCGGCCCAATGCCACCTATTCCATCTGTGTCAGGCCTCTCGGGGTCGGGCGGGTGCCCGAGGGCGAAGAGGCCTGTGGGGAGGCCCGCACACCACCAGCCATCCGCTCCAACCACGCCCCGGTCACACAGGCGCGAGAGGGCAACCTGCCGCTGCTCATTGCACCTGCCCTGGCTGCCGTGCTCCTGGCCACACTGGCTGCTGTGGGGGCGGCCTACTGCgtgcggcgggggcgggcagcAGCAGCCATAGCTCACGGCAAAGGACAGGTGGGGCCCGGGACTGGGCCCCTGGAGCTGGAAGGAGTGAAGGCCCCCTTGGAGCCAGGCCCCAAGGCGActgagggtggtggggaggtTGCACCCAGCGGGCCTGAGTGTGAGGTGCCACTCATGGGCTACCCAGGGCCCGGTCCCCAAGGGCCCCTCCCCACCAAGCCCTACATCTAA